GTCCTCGAGACCATCTCCGTCGACCGCAGCCTGTTCGCTCGTCCCTATGACGACGACGAGGAACTCGAGCTTCCCGACTTCCTGCGCGAGGACGACGTCCACGAGGTACCCGACGACCGCACCCTCTTCGGCTCGCGCCGCTCGAGCGCCGTCGCGGCCTACGGCCTCCGCCTCCCCGGCGGGCGGACCGTGCCGCTCGACCGGCCCGTCGTCCTCGGCCGCGGCCCCCGACCCGGAAAGCACCCCGGTGCGCGGATCGAGCAGGTGGCCTCGCCGCACAAGGAGATCTCGGGAACGCACCTCGAAGCCGTCCTCGACGGAGCGACGCTCGTCGTCCGAGACCTCGATTCGACCAACGGCACGATCGTCCGGCCTCCGACGGGCGCGGCGGCGCTCCTTCGCAGCGGCGCTGCCTCTCGTGTGCCGCTCGGGACCGAGCTCGACCTCGGCGACGGTGTGACGGCCGTCTTCGACACGCTCGATTCCCCGACGGCGGGATGACCGTCCGCGTGTCCAGCAGGCTCCCCTCCACGCCACCCGGACTCTCCGGGTTCACCTATGTCCGTCCCCTGGGTGCGGGCGGCTTCGCGGACGTGTTCCTCTTCGAGCAGAACCTCCCCCGACGCCCCGTCGCCGTGAAGGTCCTCCTCGAGGACGTCGTCGACGAGAACGTCCTCCGCATGTTCAACGCGGAAGCCGACGTCATGGCCCGGCTGAGCGCGCACCCGTCGATCCTCACGATCCACGAAGCATCCGTCTCCGCCGACGGACGGCCGTACCTCGTCATGGAGTACTGCCCGACCTCCTTCACCCACCGCTACCGCCGCGAGGAGATCCCCGTCGCGGAAGTGCTGCAACTCGGGGTGAAGATCGGTTCGGCCCTCGAGACCGCGCATCGAGCCGGGCTCCTGCACCGCGACATCAAGCCCTCCAACATCCTGGTCACCGCCTTCGGGTCGCCCGTCCTCTCGGACTTCGGCATCGCCACGGCCGTCGAGGCCCGCCCCGACACCGAGGAGGTGTTCGCGATGTCGGTGCCCTGGTCGGCGCCCGAGATCGTCGACGAGCGGGTGTCAGGATCGATCGCAGCGGAAGTCTGGAGCCTCGGCGCCACCGTCTACTCGCTCCTCGCCGGCCGCAGCCCGTTCGAGCGCCCCGGCCGCGGCCAGAACACGCGCGAACAGTTGAAGGCCCGCATCCGCAAAGCGGCGTACACCCCCATCGGTCGCGCCGACGTCCCGACCGAACTGGATGCCGTCCTCGCCCGCGCCCTGCACCGGGACCCGTCCGCGCGCCACCCCTCGGCCGCCGCGTTCGCCCACGACCTGCAGCTGATCCAGCACCGCATGGGCGTCCCCCACACTCCCCTCGAGGTCGCCGTGGACGAGTGGGCGGCAGCGGGAGCGGCCGTCGACTTCGCCGACGACCGGCCGCGCGGTCCCGTCCGCCCCGCGCTCGCGTACGCATCCGCACGCCCCGAGCGGCGCCGGCCGGCACCGCAGCGCCGTCCCGATGAGGGAACGATCCTGGCGGGGGCGGAGCAGGAGTCCCGGATGACGCGCGGCGCGATCATCGCGCTGACGGTCGGCGCGGGGGCGCTGGTGGCTCTCGCCGGAGCGGTGACGACGTTCTTCCTCCTCGGCGGGGCGGGCTGAATGGCGCGCGGCACCGGAGAGACGCCCCGGGTACGACGGTCGACGTGGATCGGCGCAGGCGCCGTGACCGCCGTCATCGCCGTCGTCGGGACGCTCGCGGTCGTCTGGCCCGGCTACGACGCGCAGCAGACACCCGTCGACGACCCGACGGTCTGGGCGCTGCAGACCGGCTCCGGGAGCGGCTACGCCCGCGTCAATCTCGACCTCGGCGAGGTCGACACGGTCAAGCAGGTCGTCAACGGCACGCAGGTCGCCCAGACCGCCGACCGGTTGTTCGTGTTCAGCGAGGGCGGGTCGGCGTTCTCCGACGTCGACCTCGCCCAGCCCGCCGACCTCACCGGTGAGGACGAGGATGCCTCGGCTCCGACGCCCGCGGGAACCGTCGAGATCGTTTCGGCCGGCGACGCCATCGTGTACCGCACCGAAGGGGGCGGGGTCTTCGGCGCGACCCTGTCGAGCGGAGGCGCGGCATCCCCCATCGACCCGTACGCCGAGATCGAACGCACCTCGGACGAGCAGGCGCCGCGGTTCTCGGCATCCGCCGTGGCCGTCGACGCGGACGGCATCGTGTACGCCTACTCCGCCGCCGAGAAGGTGATCGTCCGCGCCGACGCGGCCACGGGGCGCATCCTCGACCAGGAGGAGACACCCATCGCCCCCGTCGATGCGCAGCTCAGCGCGGTCGGAGGGCGGTGGGTCCTCTACGACGTCGCGACGGGCGATGTCGCGATCGCGGATCGCGACGACGTCGTGCCGACGACGCCGACGACCGGCGCCCTGCTGCAACGCGCCGCGACGGGCGGGGACGGCGTCATCATCGCCGATCCGAGCGGCATCACCCGGGTACCGCTGGACTCCGGCGGCGCCGAGCGGCCGCTCGATTCCGCCGGTCTCGGCACCCCCGCCGTCCCGATGCCGGCGGGGAGCACGGTCCACGCCGCGTGGCTCGGCGACGGCCTCGGCGGAGGGACTCTCTGGTCGAGCGCACGCCCCGGCGAACGGACGCCGCTCGACTACGCCGGCGCGGACATCGGTGACGCCGTCGATCCGGTCTTCGTCGGCAACGGCTCGCGCCTGGCCCTGAACGACCGCGGGTCCGGCTGGGTCTGGCGCGTCCCCGACGGCGCGCTCATCCCGTCGTCGCAGCAGTGGCGACCCGAGGACACGAGCGAGGCCGCGCCCGACACCGACGACACCGTCGAGCGGGTGCTCGAGCCCCAGCCTCCCGTCGCCGTCGACGACGAGTTCGGGGTGCGCGCCGGATCCGTCGCGCTCCTGCCCGTCCTCCTCAACGACCACGACCCCAATGAGGACGTCCTCAGCATCGACGTCGGCGGATTCGACGGGGTGGATGCCGCCTTCGGCACCGCGACCGTGACGGGAGCCGAGCAGCAGGTCGCACTCAACGTCGCACCGGACGCCACCGGCACGACGACATTCCGCTACCGCGTCACCGACGGCACATCCGCCGGTGGGCGCCTGTCGGAGTTCGCGACGGTCACGGTCCGGGTCGTGCCCGAGGAGGACAACGCGGCCCCGGTCTGGTGCGGAGTCCCCGGATGCCTCGCCACGTGGCCGGCCCTCTCGGTCGCTCCCGGCGGCACCGTATCGGCGGACCTCCTGCGCGGCTGGGTGGACCCCGACGGCGACCCCGTCTACCTCGCCGGCATCGAGGGCGCTCCCTCCGTGGGGACCGCGACGACCTCTCCCGAGGGCGAGTTCACCTACCAGCACCCCGACCCGAGCGCGACGGAGGCTGCCAGCATCCCCGTTCCCGTCATCGTCTCCGACGCCCGGGGCGCGACGACGACGCAGGCGGTGACGGTGCAGGTCACCCCCAGCCCCGAGCTCGCCGCCGAGTCGTTCGCCGTGACGGGCGTCGTCGGCGAACCCCTCGACGTGGACTTCACCCCGTACGTGACGGGCGCGGCGGGACCGCTCACCCTCGGGTCGCTCGTCGCGCTCGATGCGGACCGCGCGACCGTCACACCGAACCCCTCGACTCTTCGCATGAGCTTCGTTGCGAGCGAAGCGGGGTCCTACGTGGTGCAGTACTCCGTCCGCGACGGCGTGGGCGAGGCATCCGCCATCGTCCGTGTCACCGTCCGCGATCCGGAGGACACGGTCGTGACGACGCCGCCGTTGACCGCGTTCGTCCGCCCCGGCGAGGATGCGACGATCGACGTGGCATCGGCCGCCGCGAACCCCGCGGGGCTCGTGCTCCTGCTCGACGACATCCGTCCCGACAGCGACCCGACCGCGTCTCTCAGCGTCGACCTGGTCGGGCAGAGCCTGCTCCGTGTCAGCGGTACCACCGACGACGGCACCCCGGGACGCCTCGGCGTCGTGCGGTACCGGCTCACCGACGGCGGTCAGGATGCGGCGGGCGCAGAGGGCGAGGTGACCGTCATCCTCCTCCCCGCGGGCTCGGCGGAGCAGCCGATCGCGGTCGACGACGCCGTCACCGTTCGCGGCGGGACCCAGGTCGACATCCCCGTCCTCGACAACGACCGCACCCCGACCGGAGCGCTCATCGCGCTCGACCCGTCGTCGATCGTGAACGAGACGGGCGGCGGGCTCGCCTTCGCATCGGGACGTGTCCTCCGGTATCTGGCGCCGCGCGACGCGGGAACCTATGCCCTGACCTACACGATCTACCGGCTGGGCTTTCCCGAAGTGACCGACACCGCTCGGGTGACGATCACCGTCACGGGTGGCGACGACAACCGCGACCCGATCCCCCGCACCCTCGTCGGACGGGTCGTGGCGGGGCAGTCGGTGACCATCGGCTTCGATCGCTACGCGGTCGATCCCGACGGCGACGACGTCTCGCTCGACACCATCACGACGCAGCCCGCGCAAGGCTCGGCGACCATCTCGGCGGATGGGCAGTCGATCGTGTACTCGAGCCGCGAGGGCGTGTCGGGTCAGGTGCGCTTCGGCTATCAGGTGAAGGATGCCCGTGGCCGGACGGGCGTCGGCGAGGTCCGCATCGGCGTCATCGCCCGCCAGAGCGATCCGAGCCCGGTCACGTTCAGCGACTACGTCCAGGTGCAGGCCGGGACCGACAGCACGGTCGTCGTCCGCCCCACCGACAACGACGTCGACCCGTTCGGCAGCCCGCTCGAGCTCACCGATCTCGTTCCGAACGCCCCCGAAGCGAGCCCCGAGTTCGCGGCGCTGGCCGATCGCGTCACCGTCCAGGACGACAGGGTGACCATCGTGGCGGGGACCGCGCTCGGTACCTTCTCGTACTCGTACGAAGTCGCCAACGGGGACGGCGACACGGCTATCGGCCTGCTCGTCGTGAAGGTGGTCCGCGACCCCGTCCCCGACCATCCGGTCGTCGCCGACACCGTCCTGACGATCGAGGACCGCGACCGGTTCCCCGCCGGGGTGGACGTCCTCAGCGGGAACGTCGCGTGGGACGCGGGCGACCCCTCCGCACTCACCCTCCGCCTCTGGGGCGACCCGGGGGACCTCCGTGTCTCGGGGTGGAAGGTCTCGGGCGAGCTTCCGAAGAAGACCCGCCTCATCCCGTTCGAGGTGACCGGCACCGCCTACGACGGCACGGAGGTGACGACCTACGGCTTCCTCCGCGTGCCGGGGACGGACGAGATCCGGCTCACTCTCCGCGCCGGTATCGAGCCGCTCCGGGTCGCGGAGGGCGAGAGCGTCGACGCCGACCTCTCCGATCTGGTCGTCCTCCCCGACGACGCGACCCTCGTCGTGGATCGCAGCGGCACCAAGGCCGGCGGCGCGCGGAAGGATGCCTCGTGCCGGGTCGTGTCGGGAAGCACCATCCGCTACTCGGCGGGCCGAGGGGCGCCCTGGTCCGATTCGTGCATCGTCGCGGCACGGCTCGCCGGCCAGGAAGAACCCACCTTCCTGACGCTCGGCGTCGCGGTCGACGCCGAGACGCCGCAGCCGTCGTTGCGGAGCGCCTCGCTCGGAGTCCGTCCCGGCCAGACCCAGACCTACGACCTGACCCGCATGGTGCGCTGGGCGGGAGTCGCCGACGAAGAGTCCCTCCGATTCGACATCGCCTACACCGGCGACCAGTTCGAGGTCACCGCGAAGGGCTCCGTCGTGACCGTGTCGGCGAGGGATGAGGCGCGTCCCGGACGCGAGGAGCAGGTGAGCGTGTCGCTCCCGAGCCACCCCGACGCGAGCGCGACGAGCCTCGTGCTCACGGTGGGGCCGTCGCCCTCCGTCCTCCCCCGCGGCGGGTCGGCGGTGAAGACCTGCTCGCAGTCAGATGGTCAGTCCTCCTGCACCATCGGGGTCGTCGGAGCGGACGGCGAAGTCAACCCGCTCCCGGGTACGCCCCTGCGGGTCGTGCGGGCGGCGAGCGCGGGCAACTGCGCGGGAGTCCGATTCACGCCGGCCGGCGACCGCGCCGTCCGTGCCAGCTGGAGCTCGGACGCCGAAGGCGCGGCACGCTGCGCGGCGACGTTCGTGGTCGAGGATGCGCAGGGCCGGCAATCCAGCGGCGACCGCAACGGCTCGATCGTCCTCGACCTGCGCGGTCTGCCCGCGAACCCCACGCGTCTCGAGTGGACGTCGTACACCGAGAACTCCGTGAGCCTGCGGGTGACCTCGGATGCGGGTTCCTACCCGACGGTCCAGGGATACCGGATCACGTCGGGCGGGCGCGAGGTCGCGACCTGCCCTGCCTCGGGCGTCTGCGCGCCGATCTCCGCGCCCGTCGGCGAACAGCGCGTCTACGAGGCTCGCGCCGTCAACGACGTCGGCTCCTCGCGGGGCGTCGTCCGCACCCAGGCGTGGGCGTACCGGCCGCCGTCCCGCCCTGCCGCTGCGAGCTTCGTGCCCGTGCCGAACGGACGCGACGGCGGGCTGGCCACCATCACCGTGACGGGGCTCGACGACACGACCGGGAGTGTCCGCCTGTCGGGCGGTGTCGCGGGGAGCGAGACGCAGCCGGTGCGCGGCGGCTCCGCGACGTTCACGGGATACCGCGTGGGGTCGAACACCCCCCAGAACCTCACCGCCACACCGCTCACCGAGTTCGACCTGCCGCGGATCGCCGGCGGTTCCAGCGAGGGCAGGTCGCTCGACGTGCGTGCCCACGGCGTCGGCGCTCCCGGCATCGAGCTGACGCAGACGACGACGTCCGATTCGATGACGGTGACCGCGCGGGTGACCGCGGAAAGCGCCGACACGGCGGCGCTGTTCGGCTTCAGCGATGCGTCGGCGGATCGCTGCACGCCCGACTCGCGCGACGCGCAACGGACCTTCCCCGCGGAGGCGTTCCAGGAGAAGACGGTGTACGTCTGCGTGACGAGCACGTACGACGGGCAGGACGGGTTCGGGGTCACGACCGACCAGATCACCGCCCGTCCGACCGGCGCCGTCGCGGCTCCGCAAGAGCTCACCTACACGGTGTCCCCCACCCCGACTCCTCGCCCGGGAGGCGGATTCGTCTACAGCGCGAGCGATCACAGCGACCCGGGCCGGCCTCCGTTCGAGGGTGCGCGTCTGCAGTACCTCCTGAACGGCGACGTCGTCCGCTCCTTCACCCCCCGCGCCAACGAGGCGCAAGACCGGTGGAGCGCGAGATGGTGCGACACCTTCCTCGGCCTCCCCGGCGAGTGCTCCGACCCCACCCCGATCGTCCCTGCCCGAGGGAGCGCCGCCTGGCCCGTGGCCGTGGCGACGGACGATCTGCCCGCATGCCGGTCCGACGAGGCGGCGCCGGACTGGTTCCCCCGCGGAATCGGCACCGATGTGGCATCCGTCGACACGAACGTCACCGAGGGATCCCTCGGACCGGAGCGCGTCGACTACACCATCCGGTGGATGGGCGAACTGCGCGAACTCGACCCGCTCACCGTCGGGGTCGATTGTCGACAGGTCGAGCCGACCCCCACGCCGACGCCGACCCCCACGCCCACCCCGACGGAAACCACCCCGCCGGCACCCTGAGTGTCGCCGCCCGAGCACCCGTCCCCCGAGAGGAACACGATGACGATCACCCAGGAGCAGAGCGCCTGGTTCGCCGAGACCTTCACCACGCTCGTCGACAATGTGGAGCAGGTCGTGCTCGGTAAACGCCACGTGATCGAGCTGGCCTTCACGACGATGGTGTCCGAGGGGCACCTCTTGCTCGAGGACTACCCGGGAACAGGGAAGACCTCGCTGG
This DNA window, taken from Microbacterium sp. MM2322, encodes the following:
- a CDS encoding Ig-like domain-containing protein, whose amino-acid sequence is MARGTGETPRVRRSTWIGAGAVTAVIAVVGTLAVVWPGYDAQQTPVDDPTVWALQTGSGSGYARVNLDLGEVDTVKQVVNGTQVAQTADRLFVFSEGGSAFSDVDLAQPADLTGEDEDASAPTPAGTVEIVSAGDAIVYRTEGGGVFGATLSSGGAASPIDPYAEIERTSDEQAPRFSASAVAVDADGIVYAYSAAEKVIVRADAATGRILDQEETPIAPVDAQLSAVGGRWVLYDVATGDVAIADRDDVVPTTPTTGALLQRAATGGDGVIIADPSGITRVPLDSGGAERPLDSAGLGTPAVPMPAGSTVHAAWLGDGLGGGTLWSSARPGERTPLDYAGADIGDAVDPVFVGNGSRLALNDRGSGWVWRVPDGALIPSSQQWRPEDTSEAAPDTDDTVERVLEPQPPVAVDDEFGVRAGSVALLPVLLNDHDPNEDVLSIDVGGFDGVDAAFGTATVTGAEQQVALNVAPDATGTTTFRYRVTDGTSAGGRLSEFATVTVRVVPEEDNAAPVWCGVPGCLATWPALSVAPGGTVSADLLRGWVDPDGDPVYLAGIEGAPSVGTATTSPEGEFTYQHPDPSATEAASIPVPVIVSDARGATTTQAVTVQVTPSPELAAESFAVTGVVGEPLDVDFTPYVTGAAGPLTLGSLVALDADRATVTPNPSTLRMSFVASEAGSYVVQYSVRDGVGEASAIVRVTVRDPEDTVVTTPPLTAFVRPGEDATIDVASAAANPAGLVLLLDDIRPDSDPTASLSVDLVGQSLLRVSGTTDDGTPGRLGVVRYRLTDGGQDAAGAEGEVTVILLPAGSAEQPIAVDDAVTVRGGTQVDIPVLDNDRTPTGALIALDPSSIVNETGGGLAFASGRVLRYLAPRDAGTYALTYTIYRLGFPEVTDTARVTITVTGGDDNRDPIPRTLVGRVVAGQSVTIGFDRYAVDPDGDDVSLDTITTQPAQGSATISADGQSIVYSSREGVSGQVRFGYQVKDARGRTGVGEVRIGVIARQSDPSPVTFSDYVQVQAGTDSTVVVRPTDNDVDPFGSPLELTDLVPNAPEASPEFAALADRVTVQDDRVTIVAGTALGTFSYSYEVANGDGDTAIGLLVVKVVRDPVPDHPVVADTVLTIEDRDRFPAGVDVLSGNVAWDAGDPSALTLRLWGDPGDLRVSGWKVSGELPKKTRLIPFEVTGTAYDGTEVTTYGFLRVPGTDEIRLTLRAGIEPLRVAEGESVDADLSDLVVLPDDATLVVDRSGTKAGGARKDASCRVVSGSTIRYSAGRGAPWSDSCIVAARLAGQEEPTFLTLGVAVDAETPQPSLRSASLGVRPGQTQTYDLTRMVRWAGVADEESLRFDIAYTGDQFEVTAKGSVVTVSARDEARPGREEQVSVSLPSHPDASATSLVLTVGPSPSVLPRGGSAVKTCSQSDGQSSCTIGVVGADGEVNPLPGTPLRVVRAASAGNCAGVRFTPAGDRAVRASWSSDAEGAARCAATFVVEDAQGRQSSGDRNGSIVLDLRGLPANPTRLEWTSYTENSVSLRVTSDAGSYPTVQGYRITSGGREVATCPASGVCAPISAPVGEQRVYEARAVNDVGSSRGVVRTQAWAYRPPSRPAAASFVPVPNGRDGGLATITVTGLDDTTGSVRLSGGVAGSETQPVRGGSATFTGYRVGSNTPQNLTATPLTEFDLPRIAGGSSEGRSLDVRAHGVGAPGIELTQTTTSDSMTVTARVTAESADTAALFGFSDASADRCTPDSRDAQRTFPAEAFQEKTVYVCVTSTYDGQDGFGVTTDQITARPTGAVAAPQELTYTVSPTPTPRPGGGFVYSASDHSDPGRPPFEGARLQYLLNGDVVRSFTPRANEAQDRWSARWCDTFLGLPGECSDPTPIVPARGSAAWPVAVATDDLPACRSDEAAPDWFPRGIGTDVASVDTNVTEGSLGPERVDYTIRWMGELRELDPLTVGVDCRQVEPTPTPTPTPTPTPTETTPPAP
- a CDS encoding serine/threonine-protein kinase — its product is MTVRVSSRLPSTPPGLSGFTYVRPLGAGGFADVFLFEQNLPRRPVAVKVLLEDVVDENVLRMFNAEADVMARLSAHPSILTIHEASVSADGRPYLVMEYCPTSFTHRYRREEIPVAEVLQLGVKIGSALETAHRAGLLHRDIKPSNILVTAFGSPVLSDFGIATAVEARPDTEEVFAMSVPWSAPEIVDERVSGSIAAEVWSLGATVYSLLAGRSPFERPGRGQNTREQLKARIRKAAYTPIGRADVPTELDAVLARALHRDPSARHPSAAAFAHDLQLIQHRMGVPHTPLEVAVDEWAAAGAAVDFADDRPRGPVRPALAYASARPERRRPAPQRRPDEGTILAGAEQESRMTRGAIIALTVGAGALVALAGAVTTFFLLGGAG